ATATGAGTGTACACGTATTTTAaactattcttttgatttttttcaaacttacGAAATGTTTGAAAACACATGCAAGTTCTGTATTTTATGGTTTAGATTTTTCTCTTGAATTCTTTATGAAGGTGGGAGGGGATTATAATCTTATCAGTTCGTAGGCCCTCGCAGATCTTACTGTAACCCTAGAGAAGGGTTCTGGGGTGGCTTGGAGGCCGATTCCCAACTTCCTGCAGCGGCCGCAGCATCAGTGCTCGAGGACAGAGGCCGGCAGAAGAGGCAAGACCTCTCCCAaagacgcccccccccccccccccccgcccagcccGCGCACAGCTCCCGCACCGCCTCTCACacgcctctctcctcccccagctccagcccagcTGTTGACTTCCAGGAGGAGAGCTTGTGTAAGGGGAAGAGGGACCCTCCTGGGGGCAGGAGACAGGGCCAGACAATGTGGGTGGGCAGTGGACACCAGGGAGTGGTTGGAAAGGGTTCTGGGCTTGGGGATGTGAGAGCTCGAATCTGATACTGTGTGGCCTGGGCCACATCACTGGCCCTCTCTGGACATCTGCTGTGTGAGATGTCAGGGAATCTTGGCAAGAGATGGGACCCCCTTGTTCTGTCCCCACCGGATGCTGTCGTGGAAGACACACAGCCGGAGGATGGCAGGCAGCTGGACAGTCAGGTCAGCTCCCCCAGTCCTGACCAGGGCACCCGCACCTCCTTGTTCAGACGTTAAATCCAGCGGCCACTGAACCCTGACGCCACTCAACTCCTGGCAGCCTCTCCCTTCTGGAAGCACCTGCCCTGTGGGCTGCTGCAACCCCACACCTCGTCTCCTCTGACCTTCAAGGTGTTGCAATGCTCAGGTCGAGCTGGCAGGGCTGAAGGTTAGGGCTAAGAGTCTGTGCCCCCCAAAAGGGGCTCAATCCAATCCTGGGGCTGCAGAGCGACCCAGAGGGGATGCCTTCTGAACTCCAGAGGATTCTAAAATCCTCGCTCAGCCCTTGGCTGTCTGTTCGGGGTTGGGTGGACCCCAGCAACGCACCTCGAGCGCTGGTTAACTGGGGTGAGGATCAGCTCCCGTTCACACTCTGGCGAACCCTAACTCCCTCCCAGGCTGCAGCGGGGTCTGACTGTCCCTCCAAGTTGATGGCGCCACACCCAGCTCCTATCTCCAGTCCTGCCCTCGCCCCTGCACCAAACTTACACAACCAGCCACCAGTCACAGCAATTTCAACTTCCTTCACTTCCCTCCTCCCTGAGGCTCAAAGCTACAGGgactgaaggaaggaaagattcaGAGACCACCCGTCACTGTCTCCAGCAGAGGCCTGATGACTAAGACCACCAAGGAGTGCCTCCTTTCCTCCCGGGACCCAGGCTTCCCCCACCcaaccaccctccctccctctcccccaccgcAGGCCGCGGCATCTGAATCCCCCCAGGATGTGACCTATGCTCAGTTGAACCACTCAACCCTCAGACGGGAGactgcacccccccaccccccagtcagAGGAGCCCCCAGCAGAGCCCAGCGTGTATGCTGCTCTCGCGGTCCGCTAGCCCAGTAAGGACCCAGGGCCCACGCTCCAGGGACCGGATTTCAGGGACCCCCAGGAGCTGCCCCCATAAATGCTTATAATGAACTCCAGCCAGCCTGGAGTCCTGACACGAACCACCAGGAGCTTCTGAGCCCTCCTGGAAGCCAACTGCTTCCAGAACTCCATGGAAATCACAGCTGATTTTATGGTCCCTACCAAGGGTCCTGACCTCAAGGACCCTACAGAACTGCCATCAACACCTTGGGGTGAGGGAGGCCTACCACCCAGCCCAAGTAGGCTGCGAGGACTTGGATTCTTCTGCAGGCTTCACAGCGACTTCACAAAGAACCCTGAGCCCTCACTGAGAAGCTGGCCACTTACATCACAGCCCCAAATCCCCCAGACCGGGTGTGCCCTGTGGCTGCAGCTGCTGCGAGGTTGCCCAATTCCAAGTGTTCCTCATTTCCTGAGACCGAgccccttccttccctgcctgAGGCAGCCTCGCAAACAGAAAAGACTGCCTCCCTTGCGCCCATGAATATCATCAGCAACTCCAAATGCCGGGGGAGGGCAGGGTTCGCCTGCATCCTCTGCCTGGAAAGGACTCCTCGCCCTACATGCAAACGGGCGGCTGagaatttccttctgttttgtcTTAAAGAACCTTCCTCACACTACTACTGGTCTCCCTGCTGTGATAAGCTATGTGTAGACATGTTTGTTAGGACACCGCAGCCCAGCCCTAAGGGGAAAAGGACCACCATCTTGCAGGTGGTACCAAGTACCTGAACAAAGCCGACCAggcccctctgtgtgtgtgtggaaaccCGCTGAAGGACGCAGCCTGCACTTCCTACTACAGAAGGCTTGTGTTCAGAgcagggaggaaaagagaaacaccAATCAACACCAGTCCTGAAGTGTTTTATTATCTGACCGACTGGAAAACTAGACACTCCATCAGGCCAGGCGGGACCTTAATCCTCCTCCTCGTCATCGCCAGCTCCAGCCCCGCCCTGGCCCTTCTTGGCGTTCTTCCTCTTCACGCGGCCGGGGCGGCCGCCCCCGTACGGAGAGCGGAGGGAGAAGTCGATGTGCTTCTGGGAGTCCAGGCGGACAATGAAGGACGGGATGTTCACCACCTGCTTGCGGACCCTGGAGGGGACGGCAGGTGAAGAGGACAGGGGAACAGGACGCTGCTCTCCTCTCCGCCTGTGCTTTGCAGCTGGCAGGGCTGGTGCTATAGAGCTGCACTGACTCTGAAGCAATAACGGGAAGGGCATTCCTGATCCTAAGGAATTGCTGTGTGTTCCGGAGAGCTTTCAGGCATCACCTGATTCACACAAATGCATCCACCTTTACATTCACACCTCACAGAAGGGAGAGAGCAATTCAGAAGTAACCCACGAGATCAGAGTGAATGAGGTGAGGTGGCAGCATATACACCCAAGACCTGCTTTTCAAATACACAACCGTGCCAGGCACTTCAGATATTCTCAACTGTGTGTATCACACACTGAGCTTTATTAGCAGGTGTAGTTTCACTGTCTTCGAAGCAGCAACCCGAAAGAATAGGGGTTGTTTCATTTCAGACAAGCAACGTGAGAGGCTCCTGCCCGTGGGTCACGGGGCTAACAAAAGGCTGCGGCAGAAATTCAGTATGCGTGTGTCCCGCCCACTTACTACACAACTCAACTGGGCCTCGTGAACGGGGCCCAATTTACAAAGGGTAAACTGAGTACTCAGATAAAGACCCATCTGGCCTCTGGTCTTCACTGTGGCAGCTGCCACCATGAGCATCAGACCCTGGCCTGTGGTGAACTCACCAAATTAAGGCCGACAGGAGAGCGCAGTGTAGTGGGCAGGGCCTGGAGTGGCTTCACAAGGGCCCACTACACAGCCAAACCCACCCAAGTCAGTTAGCCCCAGTGACTCCTCTCAACTGGACACCAAGGGCTGTTACCTGTCCAGCTACCTGCACGCCTCGGAGAAGCCTTCGCAAGGTGTACGGCTCCAGCCGCAGTGACCCTTGCGCTGGGCTACGGGGGGATGAGGCTGCCCCCAGCTCccccatgagctgtttgtaggGGTCAATCTGTACCCTCAAGGGGAGCTCACACCTTCCTCACCTCCGAGGGCTGCACAGGAGATAGGGACAGCGGCTTAGCGAGGGCGACCATCAGAGGGGATGGGGCGGGGAAGGCTCAGGGAGCCCAGAGGCGGTACCTGATATGGCGCTGGCGGATCAGCACACGGGCGTGGTGGATGGACTTGGCCAGGCCCAGCTTGAAGACCTGGGTCTGCAGGCGTCTCTCCAAGAAATCCTCAATCTTCAGGCCCAAGATGTAATCCAGCTTCATCTTGCCCTCGTCCAGCACCCCGATACGGACGAGTCGCCGCAGCAGGGCATTGCCTGGTAAGAGGGGAAGGAAGGCCTGCCTCAGCATTCTGGCTGACCTCAGGCTTCCGGGTTCAAACCCTCCACCTCCAAATCACGGTGGTGGGACAAAGTAGGAAGTAAGAGCGAATTCTGATACAGGACTCAGAATGCTATTACGTGAGCCACTGT
Above is a window of Balaenoptera ricei isolate mBalRic1 chromosome 19, mBalRic1.hap2, whole genome shotgun sequence DNA encoding:
- the RPS9 gene encoding small ribosomal subunit protein uS4; translation: MPVARSWVCRKTYVTPRRPFEKSRLDQELKLIGEYGLRNKREVWRVKFTLAKIRKAARELLTLDEKDPRRLFEGNALLRRLVRIGVLDEGKMKLDYILGLKIEDFLERRLQTQVFKLGLAKSIHHARVLIRQRHIRVRKQVVNIPSFIVRLDSQKHIDFSLRSPYGGGRPGRVKRKNAKKGQGGAGAGDDEEED